In Fusarium oxysporum Fo47 chromosome VII, complete sequence, the following proteins share a genomic window:
- a CDS encoding prion-inhibition and propagation-domain-containing protein → MMAEIFGVVAGALSVAALFNNVVDCFEYIQLGRNFGTDYQTCQVKPDIARLRLSRWGDAAKINNDSRFTEVNPSNDQVCTAKNTLEQLLNLFGNVYTESSNFKLGAGEEELALFDPSTNTNQTVVALRNTMRDLAHKRQKTTSLSKKISWALYKQKSFMRLIEDIQELLDGLEAIFPQQEAYKRMVEIEIEEVGEGPSLQVLSDAAQETDDLLQEAASRRLEALGSSNTIDQAKVAETAKVKVVNEYIFQAVPSRTGVTTNKIRDLDAQGRSRVLVGDSHGTKGFMDSD, encoded by the coding sequence ATGATGGCTGAGATATTCGGCGTCGTTGCCGGTGCGCTGAGCGTTGCGGCACTCTTCAATAACGTGGTTGACTGCTTTGAATACATCCAACTGGGACGGAATTTCGGGACAGACTACCAGACTTGCCAGGTTAAACCCGACATTGCTCGACTGCGTCTTTCTCGTTGGGGAGATGccgccaagatcaacaatgaCAGCAGATTCACCGAAGTCAACCCCAGCAACGATCAGGTTTGCACAGCGAAGAACACATTGGAGCAGCTCCTCAACCTATTCGGAAATGTATATACAGAGTCGTCGAACTTCAAATTAGGTGCGGGAGAAGAGGAGTTGGCTCTATTCGATCCTAGCACGAATACCAACCAGACCGTCGTGGCACTGCGAAACACGATGCGCGATCTTGCGCACAAGCGGCAGAAGACCACGAGTCTATCGAAGAAGATATCCTGGGCACTCTATAAGCAGAAGTCCTTCATGCGGTTGATTGAGGATATTCAGGAACTCCTTGACGGCTTGGAGGCCATATTCCCGCAACAGGAAGCCTACAAACGGATGGTGGAGATCGAaattgaagaagttggagaagggCCAAGCCTACAGGTGTTGTCAGACGCGGCGCAAGAGACGGATGACCTCCTTCAAGAGGCAGCAAGTAGGAGACTAGAAGCACTAGGCAGCAGCAACACGATAGACCAAGCGAAGGTGGCGGAAACCGCAAAGGTAAAGGTGGTGAACGAATACATCTTTCAAGCAGTTCCCAGCAGGACTGGCGTTACGACGAACAAGATTAGGGATTTAGATGCGCAGGGAAGGTCGAGAGTGCTTGTCGGGGATAGCCATGGAACCAAGGGATTTATGGACAGCGACTAG